From a region of the Williamsia phyllosphaerae genome:
- a CDS encoding DEAD/DEAH box helicase: MTTTEEPSLTLTLSADASSARLIARRGLENDLRRLAVNFQSSIQPSPGIVEVALDDLLTNLHVLHGWPFKAGNDVAWEDPLRSLVVDSLEDAKSITERLESSDEPKEIDFESLPKILGAEWIGNLTAFQCRDVGKLLSLKHGANFSVPGAGKTRVALAVYHILRRRAGLKRLVIVGPKSSYSAWRDENEACFRYPLSMRVVEGSPDPDSEALIVNYERLPGMVNSLSRWLTAEPSMIILDEAHRMKLGANGAYGAACLALGPRSNRRLILTGTPAPNGVTDLENLFGFVWPGTGRQSVLRAVNGGELAEASRALRPLFTRTTKDELDLPPVETVLRSVDLPPIHSEIYKALVGQFSSRAAGSEGDFQALGRIMVYMLMAATSPALLAVGTTRYEPLSYQVPPLPVPERSSLYQLMQDLPAYETSPKYSEVLSLVKQNAAKGRKTLVWSTFIRSLNTLSRSLAPYHPALVHGGTPDREDQIRRFRMDSDCMVLLSNPATLGEGISLHHDCHDAIYVDRDFAAGRFLQSLDRIHRLGLSPDVTTRVTVLASRGTIDEVVASRLAAKLNFMGGILDDPAVQQLGDLNDEPASGIELNQADLQAMVDHLRAPST; encoded by the coding sequence ATGACTACGACAGAAGAGCCCAGCCTAACACTAACGCTTTCTGCCGATGCATCCTCCGCACGACTGATTGCGCGACGGGGGCTCGAGAATGATCTACGTCGACTGGCCGTAAATTTCCAGTCGAGTATTCAACCCTCACCCGGCATAGTTGAGGTCGCGCTTGACGACCTGCTGACAAACTTACATGTACTTCACGGGTGGCCTTTTAAAGCAGGCAACGACGTTGCCTGGGAAGACCCACTCAGGTCGCTAGTAGTCGACTCACTCGAGGACGCGAAGAGCATAACGGAGCGCTTGGAATCGTCCGACGAGCCAAAAGAAATAGATTTTGAGTCGTTACCAAAGATTTTAGGAGCCGAATGGATTGGAAACCTTACGGCATTTCAGTGTCGCGATGTTGGCAAGTTGTTGTCGCTTAAACACGGGGCCAATTTCTCCGTTCCTGGTGCAGGGAAGACCAGGGTTGCCTTAGCGGTCTATCATATCCTGCGTCGCCGCGCGGGTCTGAAGCGTCTCGTAATCGTTGGACCTAAGTCGAGTTATTCCGCCTGGCGGGACGAGAATGAAGCTTGCTTCCGGTATCCGCTTTCTATGAGAGTAGTAGAGGGTTCGCCAGACCCTGACTCAGAGGCGCTAATCGTCAACTACGAACGCCTCCCAGGTATGGTGAATTCTTTGTCTAGGTGGCTGACAGCCGAGCCCTCAATGATCATCCTGGACGAGGCGCACCGAATGAAGTTAGGTGCGAACGGTGCCTACGGGGCTGCCTGCCTCGCGCTCGGACCACGCAGCAACAGACGACTGATCTTAACGGGAACGCCTGCACCAAATGGCGTGACGGATCTCGAGAACCTGTTCGGATTTGTGTGGCCAGGAACAGGGCGTCAGAGCGTTTTGCGAGCTGTGAATGGTGGGGAATTGGCTGAGGCAAGCCGTGCGCTTCGGCCTCTTTTCACACGAACCACCAAAGACGAGCTTGACCTGCCTCCGGTAGAGACCGTGCTGAGGTCAGTCGATCTGCCACCTATTCATTCTGAAATATATAAGGCCCTTGTCGGCCAGTTTTCCAGCCGAGCCGCGGGTAGCGAAGGTGATTTTCAAGCCCTCGGGCGGATTATGGTCTACATGCTAATGGCGGCCACGAGTCCCGCTCTCTTGGCAGTCGGCACAACTCGTTATGAGCCGCTCTCCTACCAGGTGCCGCCACTCCCGGTACCCGAGCGCTCTTCTCTATACCAGTTAATGCAGGATCTCCCCGCATACGAAACGTCGCCGAAGTACAGCGAAGTACTCTCACTTGTCAAACAAAACGCCGCCAAGGGCCGAAAGACCTTAGTTTGGTCGACTTTCATTCGTAGTTTGAACACCTTGTCGCGGTCGCTGGCACCATATCATCCAGCGTTAGTCCACGGCGGCACGCCCGACCGGGAGGATCAAATACGTCGCTTTCGTATGGATAGTGATTGCATGGTGCTTCTATCAAACCCGGCAACACTTGGCGAGGGTATAAGTCTTCACCATGATTGCCACGACGCAATTTATGTTGACCGCGATTTTGCCGCGGGACGGTTTCTTCAGAGTTTGGATAGAATTCACCGCCTCGGATTGAGCCCTGACGTCACTACACGGGTCACGGTACTTGCGTCACGGGGAACAATAGACGAAGTGGTAGCATCGCGACTTGCAGCAAAGCTAAACTTCATGGGCGGGATCCTGGATGACCCCGCGGTGCAGCAGCTTGGCGACCTGAACGATGAACCCGCTTCAGGCATAGAGCTCAATCAGGCCGACCTGCAGGCCATGGTGGACCACTTACGTGCGCCTTCCACCTGA
- a CDS encoding protein NO VEIN domain-containing protein, whose product MRLPPEPTLRAAKRWLEVLPTSGGIARAQALFTTHNRYSDLTPTQYAAALSLLRDLGLLSTERSPIPPENRILAAIFEATPQPWVKDADCLVQTPGELPADILALGSALGLDGTAVFEQLVTTWGKVDTSIREIVGASGEAALVELLRRHTAGRVDHVSNWSDGFGYDIGFNQGRTVAHLEVKSSTRSNRFTAYLSRHEYNVMLRDEHWVLVALRMSPDLEIIGVGSVPDHWIRSNAPRDTHSSGSWAVCKLEIPSEVIESGIPLLRGSGEVHLPAW is encoded by the coding sequence GTGCGCCTTCCACCTGAACCCACTCTACGAGCAGCGAAACGCTGGCTGGAAGTTTTACCGACCAGCGGCGGAATTGCTCGTGCGCAGGCGTTGTTTACCACCCATAACCGGTACAGCGATCTAACACCCACCCAATACGCTGCCGCGCTTTCCTTGCTCCGAGACCTAGGTCTTCTCAGTACAGAGCGCTCACCAATTCCCCCTGAAAATCGCATACTCGCCGCCATTTTTGAGGCCACGCCTCAGCCGTGGGTAAAAGATGCCGATTGTCTCGTTCAAACACCCGGCGAGTTGCCCGCGGACATTCTGGCGCTTGGTTCGGCTCTTGGTCTTGACGGCACCGCAGTTTTCGAGCAGCTCGTGACAACGTGGGGGAAGGTTGATACTTCTATCCGCGAGATTGTAGGCGCGTCAGGAGAAGCTGCGCTTGTGGAGTTACTTCGACGGCACACGGCAGGCAGAGTCGATCACGTTTCAAATTGGTCGGACGGTTTTGGTTACGACATCGGATTTAATCAGGGGAGGACGGTCGCCCACCTTGAGGTCAAGAGCTCAACAAGAAGTAACCGCTTTACCGCATACCTTTCGCGTCACGAATATAACGTAATGCTGCGTGATGAGCATTGGGTGCTCGTTGCACTACGCATGTCGCCCGATCTAGAGATTATCGGAGTAGGTTCTGTTCCCGACCATTGGATTAGATCGAATGCACCCCGCGATACACATAGTTCGGGCAGCTGGGCGGTGTGCAAGCTGGAGATTCCATCCGAGGTGATAGAGAGCGGTATTCCATTGTTGCGAGGTTCCGGCGAAGTACATCTTCCTGCGTGGTGA
- a CDS encoding DUF2075 domain-containing protein, translating to MTLLRTTAERVAIADPDSLVEQLLEQMLHQRGYLPAKAEQQSWRRSLPVLAADLRDAGLGDVEMLVEYHLPLTSQRADVVLAGTHPTTGEPSYVVVELKQWSAATSFEGNPELVSVPGMPGGPKLHPVLQVRGYCNYIADFARALEDQPDSLAGMVYLHNATDSAAVADLTEVPVSTTGRFFTGVTRGAMIDFLRTRLAPHPGRAAADILLNSAVAPSQQLLKVAADEVRNREQFHLLGNQQLAVDLVMHAVEQARRANSKRIIVVTGGPGSGKSVIALSLLGELSRQGRTVLHATGSRSFTQTLRKVAGHRDKRVQSMFKYFNQFMDAGANDLDILILDEAHRIRETSVDRYTRAALRTGRLQVDELISAARVPVFLLDQHQVVRPGEMGTREQIEAYAAHLGVTTHHVELGEQFRCGGSEEYMLWVARILGLRDEPPVAWQGDPQFQVLVADSPAELEAILRNKTDDGYSARMTAGYCWPWSNARDGGTLVEDVVIDDWSRPWNSKSDRRVGDAPPAPLWATDDGGFGQVGCVYTAQGFEYDWNGVIIGPDLLWRDGHFVSVRRANRDPDFKNTVKVPDDRFDVLVRNVYKVLLTRGMVGTVIYSTDRETREALHRLITE from the coding sequence GTGACTTTGCTTCGGACCACCGCCGAACGTGTGGCGATCGCCGATCCGGACTCTCTCGTGGAGCAACTCTTGGAACAGATGCTGCACCAACGGGGGTACCTGCCAGCGAAGGCCGAGCAGCAGTCATGGCGCCGTTCGCTTCCCGTGTTAGCAGCCGACCTCCGCGATGCGGGACTGGGCGACGTCGAGATGCTCGTCGAGTACCACCTACCACTGACGTCCCAGAGAGCCGACGTTGTCCTCGCCGGTACGCACCCGACCACCGGCGAACCCTCGTACGTGGTCGTCGAATTGAAGCAGTGGTCGGCAGCAACGTCATTCGAGGGCAACCCGGAGTTGGTGTCTGTCCCCGGAATGCCGGGCGGGCCAAAGCTCCACCCCGTGCTGCAGGTCCGCGGCTATTGCAACTACATCGCTGACTTCGCGCGAGCGCTCGAGGATCAGCCCGACTCGCTCGCAGGCATGGTCTACCTCCACAACGCCACCGACTCTGCTGCAGTCGCAGACCTAACTGAGGTACCGGTATCGACGACCGGGCGGTTCTTCACTGGGGTCACCCGCGGTGCGATGATCGACTTCCTGCGAACACGTCTGGCGCCACACCCTGGCCGAGCCGCCGCAGACATCCTGCTCAACTCCGCTGTCGCACCGTCGCAGCAGTTGCTGAAGGTTGCCGCAGACGAGGTACGCAATCGCGAACAATTCCACCTGCTCGGGAACCAGCAGCTCGCAGTCGACCTGGTCATGCACGCGGTCGAACAGGCACGACGCGCGAACTCGAAGCGAATCATCGTGGTCACGGGTGGGCCCGGCAGCGGCAAGAGCGTGATCGCGCTGTCGTTACTCGGTGAGCTGTCCCGGCAGGGGCGAACCGTGCTGCACGCCACGGGCTCCCGCTCGTTCACGCAGACCCTGCGCAAAGTGGCAGGTCACCGCGACAAGCGAGTCCAGTCCATGTTCAAGTACTTCAACCAGTTCATGGACGCCGGTGCCAACGATCTCGACATCTTGATCCTGGACGAAGCCCACCGCATCCGCGAGACATCGGTGGACCGCTACACCCGCGCGGCGCTGCGTACCGGTCGTCTACAAGTCGACGAGCTGATCTCCGCGGCGCGGGTACCCGTCTTCCTGCTCGACCAGCACCAGGTGGTCCGGCCCGGCGAGATGGGAACGCGAGAACAGATCGAGGCATACGCCGCACACCTCGGAGTCACCACCCACCACGTGGAGCTCGGCGAGCAGTTTCGCTGCGGCGGCAGCGAGGAATACATGCTGTGGGTCGCGCGGATACTCGGACTCCGCGACGAACCGCCCGTTGCGTGGCAGGGCGATCCCCAGTTCCAAGTCCTGGTCGCGGACAGCCCCGCCGAGCTGGAAGCGATTTTGCGAAACAAGACCGACGACGGTTACTCGGCACGCATGACTGCTGGTTACTGCTGGCCCTGGAGCAACGCCCGCGACGGCGGAACTCTCGTCGAAGACGTTGTTATCGACGACTGGTCCCGCCCGTGGAACAGCAAAAGCGACCGCCGAGTTGGCGATGCACCGCCGGCGCCACTGTGGGCCACGGATGACGGTGGATTCGGCCAGGTCGGGTGTGTCTACACCGCACAGGGCTTCGAGTACGACTGGAACGGCGTCATCATCGGCCCCGACCTGCTCTGGCGCGACGGGCACTTCGTGTCTGTACGGCGCGCGAATCGCGACCCTGACTTCAAGAACACCGTCAAGGTTCCGGACGACCGTTTCGACGTCCTCGTTCGCAACGTCTACAAGGTGCTCCTTACCCGCGGGATGGTGGGCACCGTCATCTATTCAACGGATCGCGAGACCCGAGAAGCGTTGCATCGACTCATAACTGAATAA
- a CDS encoding HNH endonuclease, with translation MTAWIVTVGEDFPDHVRFAIDDGFWDTRRRRDIRAGDEVFFWLSGSGLVAWVEVTSDLRDLRAGDPPAHWHDARTGGYQFRFELRERKVVNVDRSWKAISAETGITQLLSNGMIEVPTEAENYFRGLFGQVAPPAPAERPRTDFQFDPEIYEPGEDTRERAMRAITLRRGQSAFRDSLVDAYNSRCAVSGSTVLPILEAAHIDRFFGAQSHHVSNGLLLRCDVHTLFDLQRLTIDDELKVRVSPTLRKTEYASLDGKALRLPKDQSAFPNQDALRRHAEGCLWLSTTP, from the coding sequence GTGACTGCATGGATTGTGACCGTTGGCGAGGACTTTCCCGACCACGTTCGCTTCGCAATTGACGACGGGTTCTGGGACACCCGACGTCGTCGGGACATACGCGCAGGCGACGAGGTTTTCTTCTGGCTCTCCGGTAGCGGACTCGTGGCTTGGGTGGAGGTGACGTCGGATCTAAGAGACCTGCGAGCCGGCGATCCGCCTGCACATTGGCACGACGCGCGAACAGGTGGCTACCAATTTCGCTTTGAACTGCGCGAACGAAAGGTTGTTAACGTTGATCGAAGTTGGAAGGCGATCAGCGCGGAAACGGGCATCACACAACTACTGAGCAACGGGATGATCGAGGTACCTACGGAAGCAGAGAACTACTTCAGGGGACTCTTTGGGCAGGTAGCGCCGCCTGCGCCGGCGGAGCGGCCGCGAACCGACTTCCAGTTTGATCCGGAGATTTACGAACCGGGCGAAGACACGCGTGAGCGCGCCATGCGGGCGATCACCCTCCGTCGTGGCCAGAGTGCGTTTCGTGACTCACTGGTCGATGCCTACAATTCGAGGTGCGCTGTCTCCGGCTCAACCGTCCTGCCGATTCTGGAGGCGGCGCACATCGATCGCTTTTTCGGCGCTCAAAGCCATCACGTATCCAACGGCCTGCTGCTTCGGTGCGACGTTCACACACTGTTCGATCTCCAGCGACTCACTATCGACGACGAGCTCAAGGTGCGCGTCTCCCCCACGCTGCGCAAGACGGAATACGCGTCGCTCGACGGAAAGGCGCTACGCCTGCCCAAGGACCAGTCGGCCTTTCCCAACCAAGACGCGCTTCGTCGTCACGCTGAGGGCTGTCTCTGGCTGTCGACCACGCCGTAG
- a CDS encoding GIY-YIG nuclease family protein: protein MTTADLAPSNDFVQLTALYGGLDTDRTSSPSKRQGILIDRRTTYLTAPPFTAEEALTRPSPIPPSPGVYGWWFGAIPHPEIDTEACETRNGLTLLYAGISPSRPPTNGKPASRQNIRRRIRTHYRGNAEGSTLRKTLGCLLSNELGIELRRVGSGNRRTFHAGEKLLTQWMTANAFVSWIEHPEPWVLEDELIADLDLPLNLQGNRRHPFHPVLSEIRREAVVNANNLGVV, encoded by the coding sequence TTGACCACGGCTGACCTTGCACCGTCGAACGATTTCGTACAGCTGACGGCGCTCTATGGCGGTTTGGACACCGACAGAACGTCGTCACCGAGTAAGAGGCAAGGCATCTTGATCGACAGGCGCACCACCTACCTCACCGCACCACCGTTCACGGCGGAAGAGGCACTCACCCGTCCAAGTCCCATCCCACCAAGCCCCGGTGTCTACGGATGGTGGTTCGGTGCGATCCCACACCCGGAGATCGACACGGAGGCCTGTGAAACACGGAATGGTCTGACATTGCTCTACGCGGGGATCAGCCCCAGCCGACCACCGACGAACGGGAAGCCGGCCAGTAGGCAGAACATCCGCCGTCGCATTAGAACCCACTATCGGGGGAACGCCGAGGGATCAACGCTTCGAAAGACGCTGGGATGTCTCCTGTCAAACGAGCTGGGGATCGAGCTGCGCCGCGTGGGTTCAGGTAATCGCCGGACCTTCCACGCAGGGGAGAAGCTACTGACTCAGTGGATGACCGCCAACGCCTTCGTGTCCTGGATCGAGCACCCAGAGCCGTGGGTACTCGAGGATGAGCTGATCGCAGATCTTGACCTGCCACTGAACCTCCAGGGAAACCGACGTCACCCGTTCCACCCGGTCCTGTCCGAAATCAGGCGTGAAGCAGTGGTGAATGCGAACAACCTCGGTGTCGTGTGA
- a CDS encoding HNH endonuclease → MTQSPPEDPLSLGQKLVAVLEGGRRTSTYKLATILALLDLAVESVPEHPDDAVDIDLDALSERVLAMYWRQIRPIEGVQIRQSSDGRSAILAIVETLRTSTGIRERVGSPAGAEAADPNGYREAVEAIKVTLVRYPLQLLQRVNNAEYECFLYNDSWMNTTSLRIIENDHGNAIRLLPGVANALARLAPLLRPAFQLAWITDVRRMNAWLQEDGPDLAAHLFGSDRISLTRVRDVLREGFGSRCFYCDRTISDVPQVDHVLPWSRVPIDGLANLVLACRRCNGDKSDLLPIPDHHHRAMARGQATLDELASSINWPSQYRRAESAARGIYATTPAGTPMWCAAKNVRLSSRADFAW, encoded by the coding sequence GTGACTCAGTCACCTCCGGAGGACCCGCTTAGCCTGGGGCAGAAGCTAGTCGCCGTTCTGGAGGGTGGTCGACGCACGTCCACGTACAAGCTGGCCACGATACTTGCGCTGCTCGATCTGGCTGTGGAGTCAGTTCCTGAACACCCAGATGATGCGGTCGACATCGATCTCGATGCGCTCAGCGAGCGGGTCCTTGCGATGTACTGGCGCCAGATTCGACCCATCGAGGGCGTACAGATCAGGCAATCGTCAGACGGCCGAAGCGCGATCCTCGCCATCGTCGAAACGCTGCGTACTTCCACCGGGATTCGCGAACGTGTCGGATCGCCCGCGGGTGCCGAAGCGGCGGACCCGAATGGGTATCGGGAGGCTGTCGAGGCCATCAAAGTCACCCTCGTCCGCTACCCGCTTCAACTTCTGCAGCGGGTGAACAACGCTGAGTACGAGTGCTTCCTCTATAACGACTCCTGGATGAACACCACCTCGTTGAGAATCATCGAGAATGATCACGGCAACGCTATTCGGCTCCTCCCCGGGGTAGCCAATGCGCTCGCCCGCCTTGCGCCGCTTCTCAGGCCCGCGTTCCAGCTGGCGTGGATCACCGACGTCCGCAGGATGAACGCGTGGCTGCAGGAAGATGGTCCCGACCTCGCGGCGCACCTCTTCGGCAGCGACCGCATATCGCTGACTCGCGTTCGTGACGTCCTTCGAGAAGGGTTTGGCTCGCGATGCTTCTACTGCGACAGAACAATTTCTGACGTTCCGCAGGTTGATCACGTGCTGCCTTGGTCGCGGGTCCCCATCGACGGTCTCGCGAACTTGGTTCTCGCCTGCCGACGCTGCAACGGAGACAAGTCCGACCTGCTCCCGATTCCGGACCACCACCACCGGGCCATGGCGCGCGGACAGGCAACGCTCGACGAACTTGCGTCTTCGATCAACTGGCCCAGCCAATATCGACGCGCTGAATCCGCCGCGCGTGGCATCTACGCGACCACGCCGGCCGGAACGCCAATGTGGTGCGCCGCGAAAAACGTTCGTCTCAGCTCACGCGCTGACTTCGCTTGGTGA